One window of the Pieris brassicae chromosome 2, ilPieBrab1.1, whole genome shotgun sequence genome contains the following:
- the LOC123720766 gene encoding uncharacterized protein LOC123720766, with protein sequence MDNQYYYKLMASYLSKRNCDESFMRYFFGKNATKKTPEELERADERKRRLQRERSRRYRALKNARRQNENSRDSNENESARSKSRTLSVDEEVSDCDESPTLCDLRELNYGEAWREPASSDCASDDNSAHSVLDHTPPANLSLDLKEFLSSNTELDYPTVHSLMFHWLQT encoded by the coding sequence ATGGACAATCAATACTATTACAAGCTGATGGCGAGTTATCTTTCTAAACGAAACTGCGACGAGTCATTTATGAGGTATTTCTTCGGTAAGAATGCAACAAAGAAGACCCCTGAAGAGTTGGAACGGGCCGATGAAAGAAAAAGACGTTTGCAGAGGGAGAGGTCGAGACGGTATCGCGCCTTGAAAAATGCTCGGCGACAAAACGAAAACAGTCGAGACAGTAATGAAAATGAATCTGCAAGGAGCAAGTCACGAACTCTTTCCGTGGACGAAGAGGTGAGCGATTGCGATGAGTCGCCAACACTGTGCGATCTGCGTGAGTTAAACTATGGTGAAGCATGGCGAGAGCCAGCTTCCTCTGACTGCGCTTCAGATGATAACTCTGCGCATTCCGTGCTCGATCACACGCCTCCAGCCAACCTCTCACTTGACTTAAAAGAGTTTCTCAGTTCCAACACTGAGTTAGATTATCCTACTGTACACAGCCTTATGTTTCACTGGCTTCAGACGTAG